One window from the genome of Variovorax sp. PAMC26660 encodes:
- a CDS encoding DUF5672 family protein, which yields MSGEAFRQITLVSVTGLPDARGAAMALQLSQSQMPGTCALLCSPQAPDDLAPGIGHVAIAPMNYHEYGWFMMFALWRVVQTDFALVVQDDGWVVNAANWSDEFLGCDYIGAPIHLAKIDSPQGTFWRNSFDWAQELHKTDHIVTPIQNGGFSLRSRRFMKALVNHPHIRVEIPPPDVVEGDPLRMHWQHNALLEDVQLSGVLRPTLEAVGMRFAPLELARSFAIEHAGPQLHHGYDAMQLFGHHAKVRQLVSLAPLTLRSLIPLSQLDSWYGEREILQMFERNGYLIEFAPEPPPHQA from the coding sequence ATGAGCGGGGAGGCCTTCCGGCAGATCACCCTGGTGTCGGTCACCGGCCTGCCCGACGCGCGCGGCGCGGCGATGGCCCTGCAACTGAGCCAGTCGCAGATGCCCGGCACCTGCGCCTTGCTGTGCAGCCCGCAAGCGCCCGACGACCTGGCGCCGGGCATCGGGCACGTGGCGATCGCGCCGATGAACTACCACGAGTACGGCTGGTTCATGATGTTCGCGCTCTGGCGCGTGGTGCAGACAGACTTCGCACTGGTGGTGCAGGACGACGGCTGGGTCGTCAATGCCGCCAACTGGAGCGACGAGTTCCTGGGTTGCGACTACATCGGTGCGCCGATCCACCTGGCGAAGATCGATTCGCCGCAGGGCACGTTCTGGCGCAACAGCTTTGACTGGGCGCAGGAACTGCACAAGACCGACCACATCGTCACGCCGATCCAGAACGGCGGCTTCAGCCTGCGCAGCCGGCGCTTCATGAAAGCACTGGTCAATCATCCGCACATTCGCGTCGAGATTCCGCCGCCCGATGTGGTGGAGGGCGATCCGCTCAGGATGCATTGGCAGCACAACGCGCTGCTCGAAGACGTGCAACTGAGCGGCGTGCTGCGTCCGACCCTCGAAGCCGTCGGCATGCGCTTTGCTCCGCTGGAGCTGGCGCGCAGCTTTGCCATCGAGCATGCGGGGCCGCAACTGCACCACGGCTACGACGCGATGCAGCTGTTCGGCCACCACGCCAAGGTGCGGCAATTGGTGAGCCTGGCGCCGCTCACGCTGCGTTCGCTGATTCCGTTGTCGCAGCTCGATAGCTGGTACGGCGAGCGCGAGATCCTGCAGATGTTCGAGCGCAACGGTTATCTCATCGAGTTCGCGCCCGAGCCGCCGCCGCATCAGGCGTGA